The Magnetospirillum sp. XM-1 genomic interval GTGCGGTCCCTGGCGTCGAGCGCCCGGGTCATGTCGTCGGGGCTCCACTTGCCCTCGCCCACCAGCTTCAAGGTGCCGACCATGTTGCGCACCTGATGGTGCAGGAACGAGCGGGCCGCCGCCACGATGCGGATCTCGTCTCCCACCCGCGTCACGTCCAGCACGTCCAGCGTCTTCATGGGGCTTTTGGCCTGGCACTCGCTGGCGCGGAAGGTGGTGAAGTCGTGATGGCCGAGCAGCCGGCGCGCTCCTTCGGCCATGGCATCGGCGTCCAGCGCCACCGGCACCCACCAGGCGCGGTGCTGCTCCAGCGCCAAAGGCGCGCGGCGGTTGACGATGCGGTAGAGATAGGCCCGTCCCGTCGCCGAGAAACGGGCGTGGAAGTCCTCGCCGACCAACTCGGCGGCGACCACCGCCACCGGCTTGGGCTTCATGTGGT includes:
- the truA gene encoding tRNA pseudouridine(38-40) synthase TruA, giving the protein MPRYRLLVEYDGTPFNGWQRQDKGMSVQGVLEAAVEKLCGQPCTLHAAGRTDAGVHATGQVAHVDLPRDYPADTVRDALNYHMKPKPVAVVAAELVGEDFHARFSATGRAYLYRIVNRRAPLALEQHRAWWVPVALDADAMAEGARRLLGHHDFTTFRASECQAKSPMKTLDVLDVTRVGDEIRIVAAARSFLHHQVRNMVGTLKLVGEGKWSPDDMTRALDARDRTKGGPTAPAAGLVLTGVRYPASSDDRSGPTG